The Oryza sativa Japonica Group chromosome 11, ASM3414082v1 DNA window tccgcagcccaacataactgtactcctactctataataaagagacctctattgctgtgatattctgtcttcctgtgataccagcactgtttcctgggactggtatcgattaacaggttaatttggagcgtcacgggctagttccggtcgggactagttcggggcgtgacagttgGACAACCAGGATGGCGATTAGGCGCTAAGCGAGGTTGGGTGACGCCGGTCCTCACTCTCGTCTTTAATACGGCGGGCCGTGCTGTCCTTGGCCCTCTGCCTCCCCCATGCCCCGCCTCAACCTCGTCATCGTCGGCTTTCACCTCCTTACTTCCTGAGGCCGAAGCTCGAGATGGAGAGAGGTGTCATCTTTGGGCCAAAGCTCGAGATGAAGAGAGGTGTGTCGTCCCTACCGTGTGCTCCGGGGGgtggagagagaaggttttttctttttttatatattttcatgtgacttatatgtggggtccacgtgggtcctATGCTGACTCAGGTGTTGTTTGTTttagcttaagattattgtaatctagattattaagccAAATTATtttaagctggattataataagccgacATAAGATAAGCTGTtagctgtttgtttctctggattattagttggttgttagttgttagccacccaataatctaaaaaagcacctttagagtggattatcatattatagtaatctggcttatagattgtaataatctatcataataagttATCTGCttatttcagcttactcctaataatccagattataataatcctaagctgaatcaaacaggacAGGTTGACTGTATTCAACttgccacatcagcgaaaccagTGCTGAAGGACCTAATTTAACCCGGTTTAAGTTAGGTGATAATAAAAATTTCTTGTATTGCGGCTCAGGGATGTGACTTAAACTCgatgaaaagaaaattgtagAGACGTAAAGTGGAGTTAATCCAACGTGCTTATTATGGGGGTTGCTacggcgcgcgtgcgcgccaaGAAAGGGAGTTGGCGAGCACTTCCTCCCCTTTAGTCTTAACTACATATATTAGTCAATATACTTAACACTAATGATACTAATTAAGAATATATTCTGGAGATTTTTTGGGAGATTTTTTTCTAAcagattgaaaattttttaagttagatttgaaaactttcgatttaagttttaaattttaaagtcaaattttaaaaacattcaactcagatttgaaaactttcaactcgagaatcgagattcaaaaactttcaagtccagagttgaaaaatttgaaaactttcaacttgagatttgaaaactttcaactcagatttgagaactttcaactcgagaatcgagatttaaaaactttcaagtccagatttaaaaattttaaaaactttcagtttaagatttgaaaactttaaacttaagatttgaaaactttcaaatcaaaattttaaaactttaaaactcaaaacatgctaaaagattaaaaaaatcagaaaaagtgaggaaagaaaacgaaaaaaaagataaaaaggcgTGGAGaggcgcgcgcgccggcgcagCGATGCTAGGCCTTATGGGCCTAAAACGCACGCTGCCGGCGACGCTAACTAGTGATTCCGGCTTATTATTGCCCCGGAGGCGAGCGGCATATGTGCTGGAAAGGAACTCCGGCCTACGTACGGCCTGTATAAGTTGGTCCAGGCGGGACTGCGGCCTCGGCCCAGACCCCAGAACGGGGTTACAGACTACGCGCGGCCCATATATGTTGGGCTGGAACGTGATTATAGCCTACGTGAGGCCCATATAATTAACCTGGGCCGGAACAGAATTCCAGCCTACGTACGTTGAGTTCATCTCAGCGATGACGGTGAGCGCGCAGCGAGAGCGAGAAGACGTCCACCGCTGTGAGTGTGAACGAGCTAGCGGATGAGGTTGCCGCGGTACGCCCTACGCCATGGAGGAGCATCAGTTTTCAAACCACCTCTCATCATCTCATGTCCACACGTCAGTTAAGTCATCAGACTGGAGCGTTTTTTGGCAGCCGTACGTACGTCGAGCTATGCATGCGAAGTTTCTTGGCGCCTTCCCGATCGCGATCAACCCCAAATCCATCACGTACGTATGCATTCCGGTCGTTTAAGTTTGATAATGTTCACATTATACATACGACTTACCCAATCACGTAACTTAGTTAATTAGGAGTAACACGTATTGTGTGGGTGTGCCCCCGTGGTAATGTTGATGTTGATTGCTGCCGACATCCATGCATGCGTGTTGAACTGTTGAAGTGAACACCGGCGCCGAAAATCTAAGCTgcgagataaaaaaaactctctCAAGTTGCATGCTGATCAATTTGTCATTTATCTGTTGCAATCCAAATAAAGTGTTTTTTTCCTCGAGTGAATATTTCCTTGTTTTATGTATATAAtctaaataaattataaataaaattaaatgaaTTGGCAAGATGTGTTATATCACTCCACAggtttaaattttgacttatacaaattcaaaaaaataacaaatatgattatatattaaattatacatgcatgtataagtCGAATATGAGCTgcattattgtatatattatatattaatctatttttactatatatttttaatatttccATTGACATTTTTAATTAGTTACATGAAAAAACGATGGAACATTCCTCCCACCAATAGACAAAAAGACACCCCCAGTGCAATCCTCTTGTATTTTAGATTGATCATCGTTCTATTGTATTCATAACATTATAAGATGCGATATGATATAATGATACAAACTTCATTTTCATACGTACCTCCTCCTTCCCAAAATATATGATAATCTTATCTAAAGTTTTTTTCCCTgaaaaaagtttaaattttatcagaaatataacaatctagttgtaaaacaatatttttaccATTAAAACTACCCATTCTATTCATTTTGTTTACTATAGTCTTAACTAGTCCAGGTCTATAACTCACCAGTTCCGAGAAGGCAACCAAGCCTATTTACTCATTTTCTTACATAGGTGTCAAAGGCtaaaacttattatattttaaaatgaagggTAGTTAAGTagtacacatatatatgatgCTACACCCAATGACGTTCCTACTTGAAGCTTTCCTGTAGTCCCCGGATATCGGGTAGCTTGTCTATTTTCTGTTGTTATAGTCATATTAACCATTATATTACTCAATAATTAGATTATATGTATATCTAGAACCTCACTAATTTTTTATGGGTTAGACACTGGCTGCAcctatgcatgcatatgcatttgGTATTGAGGCCCTGTTTACTTttaggggtgaaaagttttggcgtgtcacatcggatatatggacaccTATAGGGGGTGTTTGGTTGATTGCTTCACTTTGCCACGCCACACTTCAGTCATACCACAGTTTTTAGGCGTATGTTTGTTTCAATGCCACAGTTGTGTCATTCTACACTTTTCTACCCttaggtcccacatgtcatactcagATAACTAGACCTAACATTGCCACACTTGTGGCTAACTATTTCTTGGCCATACTTTTACCACATGCCACAACTTGCCTAAGCTTAGTTATGGCAAGCTTAGGCATCAACCAAACAaccatagtctaataacaaaacaaattacagattccgcctgtaaactgcgagatgaatttattaagcctaattaatccgtcattagcaaatatttactgtagcaccacattgtcaaatcatggcgcaattaggcttaaaagattcgtcgcGCAATTTACACACgatctatataattagttttttcgtctatatttaatactctattcatgtgtccaaacattcgatgtgacatggtaaAAAGTTTTCgtgtgtgaactaaacagggcctaagttgCATTCGATGGGAAATCTGAAGTACatggggtgtttagatccaggggtgtaaagttctGGCGTGTCACATTgggtattatataggatgtcgcatggggtgttcgggcactaataaaaaaactaattacagaatccatccGTAAAccacaagacgaatttattaaacctaggttgtgtttagttccacgccaaaattggaagtttgaataaaaaagttagaagtttatgtatgtaggaaagttttaatgtgatggaaaagttggaagtttgaagaaaaagttgggaactaaacaacgccctaattaatctgtcattagcaaatgtttactgtagcaccacattgtcaaattatggagcaattaagcttaaaatatctgtctcgcaaattagtcgcaatctatgtaattagttattttttaatctatatttaataatttatgcGGGTGttaaacattcaatgtgacatggtgtaaaattttaaggtggaatctaaacaggcccaCATTTCCGAATTGTCTCACAACTCACAAGCTAGTGGACTACGCACCATGAAGGGGTACGGTAGTCATTGTCTGTGTAATTTTGTATGTGAACTTTGGTACAAAATCTCGCTCATGCCGTATCCTCCTCAAAGGACATACTGAAACCTTCAAAGCCCAGCCGAATAAACAGCAGAAATGGTAGGCCCGCGCGATTCGGTTTTCCCGCGCACGAAGCTTCGTGGAAGCTCACCTTGCCTTGTTCCCCTATAATTCCTCGTCTTCCCCCTCATCTTCCTCGCCCCTTCCTCAGCTCTCGATTTCTAAAGACATCGCCATGATGAAGCTTGCACATTTGTtcggctcttcttcttcttcgtcttcgtcttcctccaagaagaggaggaagaagaggaggagcggcgccaAGAGCTGCTCCTTCGGCTCCACcacgtcttcgtcgtcgtcgtcgttggcggcgTCATCATCCGATGattccgccgccaccacgccgaGATCCGTgttgccggcgtcggcggcggcgtcctcctccgGCACCAAaaagccggcggcggtggccgtgacGCGGGAGGACCTGGAGGTGGCCCTGCGGAGGATCGTGTCGAGCAAGGAGGAGCTGGCCGCGATGCTCGCCGAGGCGGAGTGCGCCGGGGAGCTCGTGCTGGAGGAgatcgcggccgcggcggcggacgagggcgAGCTGAAGGAGACGTTCGCGGTGTTCGACGCCGACGGGGACGGGAGGATCTCCGCCGAGGAGCTCCGCGCCGTGCTCGCGTCGCTCGGCGACGAGCTCTGCTCCGTCGACGACTGCCGCCGCATGATCGGCGGCGTGGACACCGACGGCGACGGGTTCGTCTGCTTCGACGAGTTCGCCCGCATGATGATGTATGGCTGCGCGTGATTATATATTGGTTACTAGGTTTTGATCGATGTACGTAATGCATGTTAATCGATCGTCTCCTGTATGTACGTGTCGTTCATCTGCTGTTCATTGTCTCCACTGATTTCTTTTGTTCTCTTTGTACGTAGTACGAGTTTCACAGAAGAAATGAACAGAACGGTCAGTTTAGATCGGTAACGTTTTTTTCCTTTACTAGCTGAtttgcccgtgcattgcaataGAATCAAAGGACAGATTGAGGATTGGGAATTGAAAGCGAGTACACAAGTTTCACCGATGTTGAGAGGCACACACGTCAATGATACGGAGTGATGGTAGCTTAGTTCATTCACAACCCAAGACACTAAACATAGTTtatataaactccacatcatcacaCTACTCTtctaaggccattcccaacccaaaacactagacatagtttccataaactccacatcatcaagaaactagtactagacaccactcttccaatgcaaacaccactattccatacttaaatttaatgctacttatttcacatgatgtcttggatattgtgtagaaaccatgtctcatgcaagacatggtttccttctctttttttcatttattcacttgccgcatcatttttcatcctagttaacagcttatttaatgctatggacaccactTAGTCATTGGGTTGTGAATGGCCTTATTCACTGCTACCACTACTGTCAACATTTagagttatactccctccatccacaaaagttgtacatattacttttgtcaccaagaccaatgagaaattaaatcatcttTGATGTTTCAAAATCATGgagtgaatgcaagtatgcaaccaatgagtatttagaaGACTCCTTAAAttctaatcaaacattt harbors:
- the LOC4349740 gene encoding probable calcium-binding protein CML36, yielding MMKLAHLFGSSSSSSSSSSKKRRKKRRSGAKSCSFGSTTSSSSSSLAASSSDDSAATTPRSVLPASAAASSSGTKKPAAVAVTREDLEVALRRIVSSKEELAAMLAEAECAGELVLEEIAAAAADEGELKETFAVFDADGDGRISAEELRAVLASLGDELCSVDDCRRMIGGVDTDGDGFVCFDEFARMMMYGCA